The Natronoarchaeum mannanilyticum genome includes the window GAGCAGCCGCTGGAGCACCTGCAGTCGCTGGCGGTGCTGTTCGACGGTGGTGACGTCCCGGCACAGCAGCGTCCGGCCGATCGGACGGCCGAAGTCGTCGGTGACCGGGGACGAGGAGACGTCGATCCGCCGCCGGTCGCCGGTCGAGTACGACGCCGGCAGCTCCGCGAGTTCGGGGAACGCCTCGCCGACGACGTCGCGGAGCGGAACCCCGCGGACCTCGCGGTCGGCGCAGTCGAACACGGCCTCGGCGGCGGGGTTGATCCGAACGATCTCGTCGGCGGCGTTGAGCACGACGACGCCGTCGTCCAGATCGTCGAGCGCGGACCGCTCGCCGATGCGCCTGGTCGCCGGAGCGACCGATAGCAGCTCGTGAGAGAACAGCGCCCGGCCGAACGCCAGCGCCGTGATCGGGAACGCGAACGGCGTCGGATTGACGGGAATCTTCGAGAGAACGCCGAGGCCGACGAGCAGTCCCGTACCGATACACGCGCTCGCGCCGACCAGCAGCGCGAGCGTCTGGCCCATCTCGACGCCCGACGACAGGAAATGCCAGGCCAGCACGACCAGCCCGGCCAGCAACAGCGCGAAGATGAACGCCAGGGTGGCGTACCCCCAGGGCCCCATCGTCAACTCGGCGACGGCGAGCCCGTGGTCCGTGTAGGCCGTCGCGTCGCGCACGGCGACGCCGCCGGGGTTCACACCCAGCACGGGGAGCGAAGCCGCCGGGAACGCGAGCAGGCCCGCGACTCGGGCACGCGACAGCGTTCCCAGGCCCGTGTACGCGAGAATGAACCCGAGCCAGGCGACGGCCACCACCGACCCCAGCCAGAGCAGCCCCGTCTCGATCGTCGCGGCGTACTCGACCGGAAGCACCGCGCCGACGACGACGAGCAGCGTCCAGGCCGACTGCAGCGCCATCAGCGCGATGAACCAGTCGCCGCCGGCTTCGCGGCGGTGGGCCGCGGCGTACACCGCGAACGCTCCCGCGATCCCCGCCGAGCACAGCAATGCGAGCACGTAGCCCCAGGCGGGAATCATATTTACGCAACGAACCAGTGTATAAAACGCGCCGACTTTACTCTTGTGTCTATTGTTGGCGAAATATACTGTCGGGAAGCGGGTACGCAGAGCGCACCACGTCGCGCGGCGCCGATCCGAACGGTCGCGAACGCGGATCGCGACGGTCCGAAACTGACTTGCCGGGCGGGCGACCTCGTGGGCGCATGTTCCGATCCGGCGCGTTCGTCGCCGACCACGTGTCGCCAGTCGCCGGCGAACAGGTCCAACCCAACGGCGTCGACCTCACGGTTGAAGCCGTCTTCGAGCAGGTCGAACCGGGACGCATCGGCCGCGACGGCAAGCGAATCGGCGAGCGCGAGGAGATCGAGCCCTCGGTCGCTAGCGCTCCCGAGGACACCGATGCTGGGGTACCGACGTTCCGCCTCTCGCCCGGCGGCTACGTCGCCCGCTACGGCGAGACGATCTCGATCCCCGAGGGTCACGTCGGGTACGTCCTCCCGCGGTCGTCGCTGATGCGTAACTCCGCGATGCTTCACACCGCGGTCTGGGACGCCGGCTACACAGGTAGAGGCGAGGGGCTGCTGGAGGTCAACCACGACCTCGAACTGGAGCGGGGCGCTCGCATCGCCCAGCTGGTGTTTGCGCGGGCGGACCACGAGGAGACCTACGACGGATCGTACCAGGGCGAAAATATCGAGTAAGCCGGCCCCACTGTGGTGCGGTAGCAAAACGGAAGCGGCCACGGGCCGGTCGCAACGGACCACGTAGGGCGAGGTAACCCCACGTTACCGTCGCGTAAGACGCATTCAAAGCGCCTGTAGCGCCCTCCAAACGCTCGTGAAAGCCGTGAACGGTTCTCGGTGTTCAAGACGGGTCCTCGCTAGTGGATCGAACGCAGGTCACTCTATGAGCCAAAAAATGCGAGGACAAGAGAGAGACGTAGCGTCGGAGGCCGGAACGGACTTCGCGCTGTTCGCGTCGGTCGTCTCGGTCGCGATGTCGTTGTACGCCTTCTTCGGGCGAGGCGACCGGGAGCTGGGGATCTTCGTCGGGCTGTGGGCGCCGACGATCCTCACGCTCGCGAACCACTTCAAGCAGCGCCAGTTCGAACAGCGCCTCAAGATGATCCCGATCGCGCCCTCGGCGTCGAACGTCCGGGAGACGATCGAGGACCTGCTGCGATCGAGCCAGTAGACGAGTCGTCGCGGCAGCCATTTTTCGGACGGTAGCGATCGAGAAGCGGCGGGTGCGGCGTCCGGACGAGCGCAGCGAGTCCGGGCTCGAAGCGAGTACGCTTCGGCGTCCGACCGCGAGTCAGCCCAGTCGCTCGCTCAGTCGCCGACTCGGCCGGCGGGATCGAGCGCCGCGGCGTCGAGATCGTACTGGCGGATCGCGCCGACGATCGCGTAGACGACGGGCGTGTCGAGAACGGCGATCGCCAGCTTGAGCAGGTACTGGCCGACGATCAGCGACGCGAGGAAGCCGGCGCCGGGAACGTCGCCGTTGCCCAGGAGCGCCGGCGCGATCGCGAACCCGACGGTGACGAAGATCACGGTGTCGATCGCCTGACTGCTGGCGGTCGAACCGACGTTCCGCAGCCAGAGGTGGTCGCCGTCGGTGTACTCCCGGAGCCGGTGGAAGACGAGCACGTCCCAGTTCTGGCTGACGACGTACGCCAGCAGGCTCGCGACGACGATGTTCGTGCTCGCGCCCAGCACCGTCGCGAACGTGTCGGCCGCGACCTGCGAGGTCGGAGCGACCGGCGCCGCGATCGTCGACCAGACCAGCGCCAGCAGCACGAAGTTCATCGCGAAGCCGACGTTGACCATCACCTGCGCGGCCCGCCGACCGTACAGCTCGGCGTAGCAGTCGCTCGCCAGGAACGTGACGGCGTAGGCCAGTGCGGCGCCGGGCAGCGCGAGCTGGGCGCCGACGATCGGCAGTTCGAAGGGCAGCGAAAAGCCCAGGATCTTCGAGGCGGTCAGCTGTGCGGTCACCAGCGCGGTGACGAACAGGCCGATCAGCGTCACCTGCCCGACCGTCGGCGTCGCCGCGGCGCGGGGGCTGTCGCGTGGCATCTCTGTGCCCGACCAGTCGGGCCGGGGGCAAGATGGTTTCTACTCGCGGTTGCCAGTTCGCGTCGCCGGCGACCCACCCGGTACAGTTCACCGCGGCGAGGGCCCGACGGTCGGAAACACTGTAAGGAATCGGCCCGTCACCGTCGAGTATGCTGATCGGCGTCATCTCCGACACCCACGACAACGTCGCGGCGGTCGACCGAGCGGTCGAGATCTTCGAGGATGCGGACGTCGACGCGGTGATCCACTGCGGCGACGTGATCGCCCCGCCCGTGGTGCCCCACTTCGAGGG containing:
- a CDS encoding histidine kinase N-terminal 7TM domain-containing protein, translated to MIPAWGYVLALLCSAGIAGAFAVYAAAHRREAGGDWFIALMALQSAWTLLVVVGAVLPVEYAATIETGLLWLGSVVAVAWLGFILAYTGLGTLSRARVAGLLAFPAASLPVLGVNPGGVAVRDATAYTDHGLAVAELTMGPWGYATLAFIFALLLAGLVVLAWHFLSSGVEMGQTLALLVGASACIGTGLLVGLGVLSKIPVNPTPFAFPITALAFGRALFSHELLSVAPATRRIGERSALDDLDDGVVVLNAADEIVRINPAAEAVFDCADREVRGVPLRDVVGEAFPELAELPASYSTGDRRRIDVSSSPVTDDFGRPIGRTLLCRDVTTVEQHRQRLQVLQRLLRHNIRNELNVVDGQAQLLEREVADVTERRISPIRESARDLLSIADKMRRIEELAPGTDPDPVEADLEAVLEAVVETARVDNPGADISLTVRGDAQVRTEPDVLEDVVVELIGNAVEHGGDVVRVGVADRGDRVEITIRDDGCGIPEQDRQAVLEGTETALRHTSGVGLWLVKWGARRLDATLSFECDEADGTAVILRVPAERPAGADRSAVETVRDDGSNVAIGEQFRN
- a CDS encoding deoxyuridine 5'-triphosphate nucleotidohydrolase — encoded protein: MFRSGAFVADHVSPVAGEQVQPNGVDLTVEAVFEQVEPGRIGRDGKRIGEREEIEPSVASAPEDTDAGVPTFRLSPGGYVARYGETISIPEGHVGYVLPRSSLMRNSAMLHTAVWDAGYTGRGEGLLEVNHDLELERGARIAQLVFARADHEETYDGSYQGENIE
- a CDS encoding queuosine precursor transporter, giving the protein MPRDSPRAAATPTVGQVTLIGLFVTALVTAQLTASKILGFSLPFELPIVGAQLALPGAALAYAVTFLASDCYAELYGRRAAQVMVNVGFAMNFVLLALVWSTIAAPVAPTSQVAADTFATVLGASTNIVVASLLAYVVSQNWDVLVFHRLREYTDGDHLWLRNVGSTASSQAIDTVIFVTVGFAIAPALLGNGDVPGAGFLASLIVGQYLLKLAIAVLDTPVVYAIVGAIRQYDLDAAALDPAGRVGD